A stretch of the Arthrobacter stackebrandtii genome encodes the following:
- a CDS encoding glycoside hydrolase family 32 protein produces the protein MNHSDGLMPRPLFHFTPQRNWMNDPNGLVYDRGLWHLYYQYNPEGSDWGNMSWGHATSADLQHWTEHSVALPYRDREQIFSGSIVASQSDGGPLLTAYYTSAYEDEHQAQSRATSVDGGFTWELDPENPVLDRGTSAFRDPKVIQCADGEGNNHWIMLTVEADDRQVLFYSSTDLRTWEHESTFGPLGADGVVWECPDLIPLPVDGDTGNIRWVLLISTNPVGDNPDPKGSSMSYVIGDFDGRTFTADSNELTRLDHGRDFYAGVTFDNAPAGEKIMLGWMSNWSYAGAIPTAPWRGAMSLPRRLSLRTSAGSPRLIQQPPQFVQEWFLSAAPAAEWLLAQPFEAVLSGHSFMELRWDPSTTGTFRVTLNGEAEAKVVIEHSPETGILSITRQGDAVAAVHPHFPATCTVALDSSGPAQLLLSLDGPLLELFVNDGEISASNLVVLGTGPVTARLESSQPGRISSRSCDVPETQAPVPSAQPVRATALL, from the coding sequence ATGAACCACTCAGACGGCCTGATGCCGAGGCCATTATTCCATTTCACGCCGCAACGCAACTGGATGAATGACCCCAACGGGCTTGTCTACGACCGCGGTCTCTGGCATCTCTACTACCAGTACAACCCCGAGGGATCTGACTGGGGGAACATGAGCTGGGGCCACGCCACCAGCGCAGATTTGCAGCATTGGACCGAGCACTCCGTAGCGCTGCCCTATCGAGATAGGGAACAGATTTTTTCGGGCTCCATCGTGGCCAGCCAATCCGACGGCGGGCCCCTCCTTACTGCCTATTACACGAGTGCCTACGAAGACGAGCACCAAGCACAATCCAGGGCTACGAGCGTTGACGGCGGTTTCACTTGGGAGCTGGACCCGGAAAACCCTGTCTTGGACCGCGGGACCAGCGCATTTCGTGACCCCAAAGTGATCCAATGTGCAGATGGGGAAGGGAATAATCACTGGATCATGCTCACCGTTGAGGCAGACGACAGACAGGTGCTCTTCTACTCATCGACTGACCTGCGCACGTGGGAACACGAGAGTACGTTTGGTCCGCTCGGAGCGGACGGAGTTGTCTGGGAATGCCCGGATCTCATCCCTCTTCCCGTGGACGGAGACACTGGCAACATCCGCTGGGTGTTACTGATCAGCACCAACCCCGTCGGCGACAACCCCGATCCGAAGGGGTCCTCAATGAGCTATGTGATTGGGGACTTCGATGGGAGAACATTCACCGCAGACTCAAACGAACTGACCAGGCTTGACCATGGGCGGGACTTCTATGCAGGAGTGACCTTTGATAACGCTCCTGCCGGAGAAAAGATCATGCTCGGGTGGATGAGTAACTGGAGCTATGCCGGTGCCATCCCCACGGCTCCGTGGCGGGGAGCAATGTCGTTGCCCCGGCGGTTGTCACTGCGCACCAGTGCCGGCTCACCGCGTCTCATCCAACAACCGCCACAATTCGTCCAGGAATGGTTCTTATCCGCCGCTCCAGCAGCTGAGTGGCTCCTTGCGCAACCCTTTGAGGCAGTCCTGAGTGGCCATTCGTTTATGGAGCTTCGTTGGGATCCAAGCACAACCGGAACATTTCGAGTCACCCTTAACGGCGAAGCCGAAGCCAAAGTCGTCATTGAACACTCTCCCGAAACTGGCATCTTGAGCATCACCCGACAGGGCGACGCCGTGGCCGCTGTGCATCCCCACTTCCCAGCCACCTGCACCGTTGCCCTCGACTCCTCAGGGCCAGCACAACTCCTGTTAAGCCTTGACGGGCCGCTGCTTGAACTCTTCGTCAATGACGGCGAAATAAGCGCATCCAACCTAGTTGTCCTCGGAACGGGCCCAGTAACTGCTCGCCTTGAGAGCAGCCAGCCCGGCAGAATTTCGTCGCGAAGTTGTGACGTGCCCGAAACGCAGGCACCGGTACCCTCCGCCCAGCCTGTGCGGGCCACAGCCCTTCTCTGA
- a CDS encoding LacI family DNA-binding transcriptional regulator yields MSTLEPGRGTHVVTMRDVAKAAGVSVATVSNVINDKPGARIGDEARQRVHNAVAELAYRPNMLAKTLSQGTSRFIGLVADAIATTPFAGQIIHGAQDEAWKNGYVLLVANTDGNQAAEDEAIAMMLEHQVQGILYSTWYHREITVPPMLQQTDAVLVDCFASGSGLASVVPDEEQGGRSATEGLLAAGHRRIAFINTTTPSPAQSGRLAGYRAALDAAGIDFDESLVFLATPEQEGGFVSTTDIIASGASAVFCHNDRVAMGLYDGLREKGLRIPEDMAVMGFDNQDVIAAHLRPPLSTVALPHYELGAAGVRMLLGLESSSGAVPTLIACPPILRHSI; encoded by the coding sequence ATGAGCACTCTAGAGCCTGGCAGGGGCACCCATGTGGTGACGATGCGTGATGTGGCAAAAGCTGCCGGGGTATCCGTGGCAACAGTGTCGAACGTGATCAATGACAAGCCCGGTGCCCGAATCGGAGACGAAGCGCGGCAGAGGGTGCACAACGCTGTCGCCGAGCTTGCGTATCGACCAAATATGCTGGCAAAAACCCTCTCACAAGGCACGTCTCGGTTCATTGGACTCGTCGCAGATGCAATTGCAACAACTCCCTTTGCCGGCCAGATTATTCACGGTGCACAGGATGAGGCCTGGAAGAACGGTTATGTGTTGCTCGTTGCCAATACGGATGGCAATCAAGCTGCCGAAGACGAAGCAATTGCCATGATGCTTGAACACCAGGTGCAGGGAATCCTGTATTCGACCTGGTATCACCGCGAGATTACTGTTCCGCCCATGCTTCAACAAACGGATGCGGTTCTCGTGGATTGCTTTGCATCTGGAAGCGGGCTTGCCTCCGTCGTCCCAGACGAGGAACAAGGCGGCCGAAGCGCGACAGAGGGACTGCTAGCCGCCGGCCATCGCCGGATCGCTTTCATCAACACAACCACACCGTCACCAGCCCAATCAGGACGACTAGCTGGGTATCGGGCCGCACTGGATGCCGCCGGCATTGACTTCGACGAATCGCTGGTTTTTCTCGCGACCCCAGAGCAAGAAGGCGGTTTCGTCTCCACCACGGATATCATCGCATCCGGCGCGAGCGCGGTGTTCTGCCACAATGACCGGGTGGCCATGGGTCTCTACGACGGACTGCGTGAAAAAGGACTGCGGATCCCGGAAGACATGGCTGTCATGGGTTTTGACAACCAGGATGTCATTGCGGCCCATCTTCGCCCGCCGTTATCGACAGTTGCCCTTCCCCACTACGAGCTGGGTGCGGCAGGGGTCAGGATGCTCCTTGGCCTCGAAAGTTCCTCTGGCGCCGTGCCCACGCTCATCGCCTGTCCGCCGATTCTGCGGCACTCTATCTAA